Part of the Peptostreptococcaceae bacterium genome is shown below.
CTATAAAACTTATTGAATTAACTTTAGAATTAAAATAAATCCTCTGTTAGTTTTTTACTCACCCTCTGAAGATTTTCCGCTATTTCTTCAATCATGCTTCTAATCTTAACATCAGCTCCCGATATGCTCAGAGTTCCCACCAACGTATCCTTCTTTGTTACTATAGGCACTGCAATGGACAGGCAACCCTCATCGGCCTCTTCATCCTCAAGCGAATAATTTTTTTTGATTATTTCGTTTATATTGGAAATAAGAGCTTCCTTAGCAATCATAGTCTTGCCGGTTATGGGAACCATCTTTGTGTTCTGGAAATATTCATCCCTTTCCGCAACACTCATTCTGCTAAGCAGTATCTTACCCGAAGCGGTGCAATAGAGCTGCATCTGGCTACTCAGAGCAACGCTGAAGATATAGTGCGAGTTGACAGGGGTTGTCATATCAAGAAAATGAAGCCTGTTCCCGTTCACAGTAAACACATGTGTCGTGCACTTGTACTTGTTG
Proteins encoded:
- a CDS encoding IclR family transcriptional regulator; amino-acid sequence: MDVQGKGKNIQSIQRAIDVISCFDENNIEMSLNDIAKHLDLNKSTVHGIINTLHNNRFIQQNCNGNYMLGQALFDKSVLAMQASKTRLRTMSKSYMTGISNKYKCTTHVFTVNGNRLHFLDMTTPVNSHYIFSVALSSQMQLYCTASGKILLSRMSVAERDEYFQNTKMVPITGKTMIAKEALISNINEIIKKNYSLEDEEADEGCLSIAVPIVTKKDTLVGTLSISGADVKIRSMIEEIAENLQRVSKKLTEDLF